The following proteins come from a genomic window of Pseudomonas sp. WJP1:
- a CDS encoding DUF4823 domain-containing protein, which yields MRSLVLLLAILALGGCMNVSDMAEGTRYHMSDAGLLDHSDSRRVNNLRIQPDSFVYIAQGAFMPPGSVVYPRPNVIAEVAFDGFVEYFPMVRRARTPQGLDQAMGEARAVGAHYLLYTRFAKSDDRIGNSDEWLDQEAVDRLGIDTGVIQIMLIETSTQYLIDTARIKSRGGLLTFHDEKPEDLMGPPLQQYARSLLGLSDQ from the coding sequence ATGCGTAGCCTGGTTTTGCTGCTGGCCATTTTGGCGCTCGGTGGCTGCATGAATGTCAGCGACATGGCCGAAGGGACTCGCTACCACATGAGCGACGCCGGCCTGCTGGACCACAGCGACAGCCGCCGGGTGAACAACCTGCGCATTCAGCCGGACTCCTTCGTCTACATTGCCCAGGGTGCCTTTATGCCGCCGGGCAGTGTCGTTTACCCCCGCCCCAATGTGATCGCCGAAGTCGCCTTTGACGGCTTTGTCGAATATTTCCCGATGGTCCGCCGCGCCCGCACTCCGCAAGGCCTTGACCAGGCCATGGGCGAAGCCCGTGCCGTCGGTGCCCATTACCTGCTCTATACCCGTTTCGCCAAGTCCGATGACCGCATCGGCAACTCGGATGAATGGTTGGATCAGGAAGCGGTGGATCGCCTCGGCATCGACACCGGCGTGATTCAAATCATGTTGATCGAGACCAGCACCCAGTATTTGATTGATACTGCGCGTATCAAGAGTCGTGGCGGTCTGCTGACATTCCACGACGAAAAACCAGAAGACCTGATGGGCCCGCCGTTGCAACAGTACGCGCGCAGCCTGCTGGGGCTCAGCGACCAGTAA
- a CDS encoding GTP 3',8-cyclase MoaA: MIVDRQGRRFRNLRVSLTSACNYACTYCVPNGKRLVAAQDELSAEAMARGVAYLIEAAGIERLRITGGEPLVSPKLEAFMAAVGQMGLQDISLTTNGQLLAKKLPILVDAGIRRINVSLDTLDASAFRGIARGGDLATVLGGMDQARAAGMKVKVNMVPLRGQNLDQVMPLLDYCLERGYELRFIELMRMGHLASDSNAFLQQFVSLQQLLSLIGERYEYLQADAPVDATAVRYEIPGLGHFGVIANESVPFCRTCSRLRLSSTGWLHGCLSSSNRHYVGDLLDKPRHQALPALQRLLVKALGDKQEVAFSGGATVMKIIGG, translated from the coding sequence ATGATCGTTGACCGACAAGGCAGGCGTTTTCGCAATTTGCGAGTCAGCCTGACCTCAGCCTGCAATTACGCGTGTACCTATTGCGTGCCTAACGGCAAGCGGCTGGTGGCTGCGCAGGATGAACTGTCGGCCGAAGCCATGGCGCGCGGGGTGGCCTACCTGATCGAAGCGGCGGGTATCGAGCGCTTGCGCATCACCGGTGGCGAACCGCTGGTCAGCCCGAAACTCGAAGCCTTCATGGCCGCCGTCGGCCAGATGGGGCTGCAGGACATCAGCCTGACCACCAATGGCCAGCTGTTGGCGAAGAAGCTGCCGATCCTGGTCGATGCCGGCATTCGGCGCATCAACGTTTCCCTCGATACCCTCGACGCCAGTGCATTCCGCGGCATTGCCCGTGGCGGTGATCTGGCGACCGTGCTGGGCGGCATGGACCAGGCCCGGGCGGCGGGCATGAAGGTCAAGGTCAACATGGTGCCACTGCGCGGCCAGAACCTCGATCAGGTGATGCCGCTGCTCGATTACTGCCTGGAGCGCGGCTATGAGCTGCGCTTCATCGAGTTGATGCGCATGGGCCACCTGGCCAGCGACTCCAATGCCTTCCTGCAGCAGTTTGTCAGCCTGCAACAGCTGCTGAGCCTGATCGGCGAGCGCTATGAATATCTCCAGGCCGATGCGCCTGTCGATGCGACCGCCGTGCGTTATGAAATTCCGGGGTTGGGGCATTTCGGCGTGATCGCCAACGAAAGCGTGCCGTTCTGCCGCACCTGCTCGCGGTTGCGCCTGTCGTCCACTGGCTGGCTGCATGGCTGCCTGTCGTCAAGCAATCGCCACTATGTCGGCGACCTGCTCGATAAGCCGCGTCATCAGGCGTTGCCTGCCTTGCAGCGGTTGCTGGTCAAGGCGTTGGGCGATAAGCAGGAAGTGGCGTTTTCCGGTGGTGCGACGGTCATGAAGATTATCGGCGGCTGA
- a CDS encoding TetR/AcrR family transcriptional regulator gives MHKEPRKVREFRRREQEILDTALKLFLDQGEDSVTVEMIADAVGIGKGTIYKHFKSKAEIYLRLMLDYERDLNELLHSADVDKDKEALSRAYFEFRMRDPQRYRLFDRLEEKVVKGNQVPEMVEELHKIRASNFERLTLLIKGRISEGKLEDVPPYFHYCASWALVHGAVALYHSPFWSNVLEDQEGFFQFLMDIGVRMGNKRKRDSDTPSS, from the coding sequence ATGCATAAAGAACCTCGTAAGGTCCGTGAGTTTCGTCGCCGCGAGCAAGAAATTCTCGATACCGCGCTCAAGCTGTTCCTCGACCAGGGTGAAGACAGTGTCACCGTCGAGATGATTGCTGATGCTGTCGGTATCGGCAAAGGCACGATCTACAAGCACTTCAAGTCCAAGGCCGAGATCTACCTGCGCCTGATGCTCGACTATGAGCGCGATTTGAACGAGCTGTTGCATTCGGCCGATGTCGACAAGGACAAGGAAGCCCTGTCCCGCGCCTATTTCGAATTCCGCATGCGCGATCCACAGCGGTACCGGTTGTTTGACCGCCTGGAAGAAAAGGTCGTCAAGGGCAACCAGGTGCCGGAGATGGTCGAGGAGCTGCACAAGATCCGCGCCTCGAACTTCGAACGCCTGACCTTGCTCATCAAGGGCCGGATCAGCGAAGGCAAGCTCGAAGATGTGCCGCCTTACTTCCATTACTGCGCTTCCTGGGCGCTGGTGCACGGTGCCGTGGCGCTGTATCACTCGCCGTTCTGGAGCAATGTGCTGGAAGACCAGGAAGGCTTCTTCCAGTTCCTGATGGACATCGGCGTGCGCATGGGCAACAAGCGCAAGCGCGACAGCGATACCCCGAGCAGCTGA
- a CDS encoding TatD family hydrolase → MLVDSHCHLDRLDLAAHDGSLDAALDAARQRGVGHFLCIGVSADNAADVKALAERYDDVDCSVGVHPLDVQPGAAPALDWLLQELNHPRVVAIGETGLDYHYEPEAAELQQQSFRLHLQAAQQTGKPVIIHTRGARADTLNLLREAALPQAGVLHCFTEDWDMAKAALDMGYYISLSGIVTFRNADALRDVASKVPADRLLVETDSPYLAPIPYRGKPNLPQYVREVAEFLAMLRGEPYERFAEQTTANFKRLFPLTHVKG, encoded by the coding sequence ATGCTCGTAGATTCCCATTGTCACCTTGATCGCCTCGACCTCGCCGCCCATGACGGCTCGCTGGATGCCGCCCTCGATGCGGCCCGGCAGCGTGGGGTAGGGCACTTCCTGTGTATCGGCGTCAGTGCTGATAACGCGGCCGACGTCAAAGCCCTGGCCGAGCGCTATGACGATGTCGATTGTTCGGTCGGCGTGCATCCGCTGGATGTGCAGCCCGGTGCGGCGCCTGCGCTGGACTGGCTGTTGCAAGAGCTCAATCATCCGCGCGTGGTGGCGATCGGCGAAACCGGCCTGGATTATCACTACGAGCCGGAAGCGGCCGAGTTGCAGCAGCAATCTTTCCGTTTGCACCTGCAAGCGGCCCAGCAGACCGGCAAGCCGGTGATCATCCACACCCGGGGCGCGCGCGCCGATACCTTGAACCTGCTGCGTGAGGCCGCTCTGCCCCAGGCGGGCGTGCTGCACTGCTTCACCGAAGACTGGGACATGGCGAAAGCCGCGCTGGACATGGGTTACTACATTTCCCTGTCCGGGATTGTCACATTCCGCAACGCCGACGCGTTGCGCGACGTGGCGAGCAAAGTGCCGGCCGACCGTTTGTTGGTGGAAACCGACTCGCCATACCTCGCGCCGATCCCCTACCGTGGCAAGCCGAACCTGCCGCAGTACGTACGGGAAGTAGCGGAATTTCTGGCAATGTTGCGTGGTGAGCCTTACGAGCGATTTGCCGAGCAGACCACGGCGAATTTCAAGCGCCTGTTCCCGCTGACGCATGTAAAAGGTTAA
- a CDS encoding DNA polymerase III subunit delta', which translates to MAEAYPWQDSLWQQLAGRAQHAHAYLLHGPAGIGKRALAERLMASLLCQRPTAQGACGECKSCLLLKAGSHPDNYILEPEEADKAIKVDQVRDLVSFVVQTAQLGGRKVVLIEPVESMNINAANALLKSLEEPSGDTVLLLVSHQPSRLLPTIKSRCVQQACPLPGEAMSLDWLARALPDCSQEERIELLTLAAGSPLAAVNLNAQGVREQRAQVVEGVKKLLKQQQSPTQLAEGWNAIPLLLLFDWFCDWSSLILRYQLTQDEQGLGLADMRKVIQYLAQKTAQDKVLNIQDWILAQRQKVLSKANLNRVLLLEALLVQWATLPAQR; encoded by the coding sequence GTGGCTGAAGCCTATCCATGGCAGGACAGTCTCTGGCAGCAACTGGCGGGTCGTGCGCAACACGCCCATGCCTATTTGCTGCATGGGCCGGCCGGGATCGGCAAGCGGGCCCTGGCCGAGCGCCTGATGGCCAGCCTGCTGTGCCAGCGTCCGACCGCCCAGGGCGCGTGTGGCGAATGCAAGTCGTGCCTGTTGCTCAAGGCCGGCAGTCATCCCGATAACTACATCCTGGAGCCGGAAGAAGCCGACAAGGCCATCAAGGTCGACCAGGTGCGCGACCTGGTCAGTTTCGTGGTGCAGACCGCGCAACTGGGTGGACGCAAAGTGGTGCTGATCGAGCCGGTCGAGTCGATGAACATCAACGCCGCCAACGCCTTGCTCAAAAGCCTCGAAGAGCCGTCTGGCGACACCGTGTTGCTGTTGGTGAGCCACCAGCCCAGCCGCCTGTTGCCGACCATCAAGAGTCGCTGTGTGCAGCAGGCCTGTCCGCTGCCGGGCGAGGCCATGAGCCTGGACTGGCTGGCCAGGGCCTTGCCGGACTGTTCGCAGGAAGAACGCATCGAGTTGCTGACCCTGGCCGCCGGTTCGCCGTTGGCCGCCGTCAACCTGAACGCCCAGGGCGTGCGCGAGCAGCGCGCGCAAGTGGTCGAAGGGGTGAAGAAGTTGCTCAAGCAGCAACAATCGCCGACACAACTGGCCGAGGGCTGGAATGCGATTCCGTTGTTGCTGCTGTTCGACTGGTTCTGTGATTGGTCGAGCCTGATCCTGCGCTACCAATTAACCCAGGATGAACAAGGGCTGGGGCTGGCGGACATGCGCAAGGTGATCCAGTACCTGGCGCAAAAAACCGCCCAGGACAAAGTCCTGAATATCCAGGACTGGATTCTCGCCCAGCGCCAGAAGGTGTTGAGCAAAGCCAACCTCAACCGGGTGTTGTTGCTGGAGGCGCTGCTGGTGCAATGGGCGACGCTGCCTGCCCAGAGGTGA
- the tmk gene encoding dTMP kinase, which yields MTGLFITLEGPEGAGKSTNREYLAERLRAAGIEVLLTREPGGTPLAERIRDVLLAPVDEAMNPDTELLLVFAARAQHLAEVIRPALARGAVVLCDRFTDSTYAYQGGGRGLSLERIATLEAFVQGDLRPDLTLIFDLPVEVGLARASARGRLDRFELEGRTFFDAVRSAFLQRAAAQPARYVLIDAAQPLAQVQQSLDTLLPRLLELSRG from the coding sequence GTGACTGGCTTGTTTATTACGCTGGAAGGCCCGGAAGGCGCCGGCAAGAGCACCAATCGCGAATACCTGGCCGAGCGCCTGCGCGCAGCCGGTATCGAGGTGCTGCTGACCCGCGAACCTGGCGGCACGCCGCTGGCTGAACGCATCCGGGACGTGCTGTTGGCGCCGGTCGATGAAGCCATGAACCCGGACACCGAGTTGTTGCTGGTGTTCGCCGCGCGCGCCCAGCACCTGGCCGAAGTCATTCGCCCGGCGCTGGCCCGTGGTGCCGTGGTGTTGTGTGATCGTTTCACCGATTCGACCTACGCCTACCAGGGCGGCGGCCGCGGTTTGTCACTGGAGCGCATTGCAACGCTGGAAGCTTTTGTCCAGGGTGACCTGCGCCCCGACCTGACGTTGATTTTCGACCTGCCGGTGGAAGTCGGCCTGGCGCGCGCCAGTGCCCGTGGGCGCCTGGATCGCTTTGAGCTGGAAGGCCGGACCTTTTTCGATGCCGTGCGCAGTGCTTTCCTCCAGCGAGCGGCAGCGCAGCCTGCGCGTTACGTGTTGATCGACGCCGCGCAGCCTTTGGCGCAGGTTCAGCAATCCCTGGATACACTGCTGCCACGTCTGCTGGAGTTGAGCCGTGGCTGA
- the mltG gene encoding endolytic transglycosylase MltG gives MRRKFLLLLETGLVLAGLMLGASAWKIHSALVQPLNITQEELLEVPKGTTPNRTFLRMEADGVIKDAFWLRVYWRFNLPKQPLHSGEYRMTPGMTVEGLIDLWKRGEMVQYSLTLVEGWNFHQVRAALAKEEKLEQTLSGLSDSQVMDKLGHSGIFPEGRFFPDTYRFVRGMTDTELLKTAYQRLDEVLAKEWNQRAADLPYSGPYQALIMASLVEKETGVPQERGQIAGVFVRRMEIGMLLQTDPTVIYGLGDRYNGKLTRAHLKEANPYNTYMISGLPPTPIAMVGREAIHAALNPVEGTSLYFVARGDGSHVFSDDLDAHNNAVREFQLKRRADYRSSPAPVSTPETPDTQATPTEALPTEVPQSEVAPTETTQPQAPEAQPPVPAASPDTAPEAAPAEPAQESVPEPAATPEPQPNSTTPQSPQ, from the coding sequence GTGAGACGTAAATTCTTGCTGCTGCTGGAAACCGGACTGGTTCTGGCGGGGCTGATGTTAGGTGCTTCTGCCTGGAAAATTCATTCGGCACTGGTGCAACCGCTGAATATCACGCAGGAAGAACTGCTGGAGGTGCCAAAGGGCACCACTCCGAACCGCACCTTCCTGCGGATGGAAGCCGACGGCGTCATCAAGGACGCTTTCTGGCTGCGCGTCTATTGGCGCTTCAACTTACCCAAACAGCCATTGCACAGCGGTGAGTACCGCATGACGCCCGGCATGACCGTCGAAGGTCTGATCGACCTGTGGAAGCGCGGGGAAATGGTGCAATACAGCCTGACCCTGGTCGAAGGCTGGAATTTCCACCAGGTCCGCGCGGCCTTGGCCAAGGAAGAAAAGCTCGAGCAAACCCTGAGCGGCCTGAGTGACAGCCAGGTCATGGACAAGCTCGGCCATAGCGGGATTTTCCCCGAGGGGCGATTCTTTCCCGATACCTACCGCTTCGTGCGCGGCATGACCGACACCGAATTGCTGAAAACCGCTTACCAGCGCCTCGACGAAGTGCTGGCCAAGGAGTGGAACCAGCGTGCGGCCGACCTGCCTTACTCCGGGCCCTATCAAGCGCTGATCATGGCCTCGCTGGTGGAGAAGGAAACCGGCGTGCCACAGGAGCGTGGGCAGATTGCCGGCGTGTTCGTGCGTCGCATGGAAATCGGCATGCTGTTGCAAACGGACCCGACGGTGATCTATGGCCTGGGTGACCGTTACAATGGCAAGTTGACTCGCGCCCATCTCAAGGAAGCGAACCCTTACAACACCTATATGATTTCCGGTTTGCCGCCGACCCCGATTGCCATGGTCGGCCGCGAAGCCATCCACGCGGCGCTCAATCCGGTGGAGGGCACCAGCCTCTACTTCGTGGCGCGCGGTGACGGCAGCCATGTGTTCTCCGATGATCTGGACGCGCACAACAATGCCGTGCGAGAGTTCCAGCTCAAGCGCCGCGCCGATTACCGCTCCAGCCCGGCGCCAGTGAGCACGCCCGAGACGCCGGATACCCAGGCGACGCCGACCGAGGCACTGCCAACGGAGGTGCCGCAATCCGAGGTTGCGCCAACCGAAACGACGCAACCGCAGGCTCCCGAGGCCCAGCCCCCCGTCCCGGCGGCTTCGCCCGATACCGCGCCCGAGGCTGCACCTGCAGAGCCAGCGCAAGAGTCCGTGCCTGAGCCTGCTGCCACACCGGAGCCGCAACCGAACTCAACAACGCCGCAAAGCCCGCAATGA
- the pabC gene encoding aminodeoxychorismate lyase, which translates to MDSWVDGQPADALSLKDRGLAYGDGLFETIAVHDGFPVLLDRHLVRLARGCRRLAINLDQAVVVAELLTYAEQLNEGVLKLIVTRGDGQRGYAFDPSAQARRILSGNPPAVYPDAHAEQGIRLFPCTTRLSFQPLLAGLKHLNRLEQVLARAEWQDTDHAEGLMLDQAGRVIEGVFSNLFLVHDGVLITADLTYCGVEGVMRAELLSQAESLGIPLQITDITLEQLQGADEVFVCNSVYGVWPVRAYAALSWPVGPLTRKLQTIARALLDA; encoded by the coding sequence ATGGACAGCTGGGTCGACGGTCAGCCGGCTGACGCATTGTCGCTGAAGGATCGCGGCCTGGCCTACGGCGACGGTCTGTTCGAGACCATCGCCGTGCATGATGGCTTTCCGGTGCTACTGGACCGTCATCTGGTGCGCCTCGCCAGGGGCTGCCGACGGTTGGCAATCAATCTGGACCAGGCTGTCGTGGTCGCGGAATTGTTGACCTATGCCGAGCAACTGAACGAAGGCGTGCTCAAGCTGATCGTTACCCGCGGCGACGGCCAGCGTGGCTACGCTTTCGATCCTTCGGCCCAGGCCCGTCGTATCCTGTCGGGTAATCCTCCTGCGGTTTACCCGGATGCCCATGCAGAGCAGGGCATTCGCCTGTTCCCGTGCACCACCCGACTGTCCTTCCAGCCCTTGCTCGCAGGTCTCAAGCACCTGAACCGTCTCGAGCAGGTGTTGGCGCGCGCCGAATGGCAGGACACCGATCATGCCGAAGGCTTGATGCTCGATCAGGCCGGTCGCGTGATCGAGGGCGTGTTCAGCAACCTGTTCCTGGTGCATGACGGCGTGTTGATCACCGCGGATTTGACCTACTGCGGTGTAGAAGGTGTGATGCGTGCCGAGTTGTTGTCCCAGGCCGAATCCTTGGGCATACCCCTGCAAATCACCGATATCACGCTCGAGCAGCTGCAGGGCGCTGACGAAGTGTTTGTCTGCAATAGCGTGTATGGCGTTTGGCCGGTGCGCGCCTATGCCGCACTGAGCTGGCCGGTTGGGCCGCTCACCCGTAAACTCCAAACCATTGCCCGCGCGCTACTGGATGCTTGA